In one Vulgatibacter incomptus genomic region, the following are encoded:
- a CDS encoding MerR family transcriptional regulator, giving the protein MTPLLTNEELSEIEREFDAAGVSARQVVELFQSRGAQLSEGTFRKYVQAGLLPRSRRVGRKGKNRGSRGVYPASIVRRLNAIKAMMAEGMTLEEIRGSFLFLRGELDVAEESLGALGQELARALSGAAVSEAQRTRLEQELKDVTKASTRLTTRLERLASRIVTARNAGRESKRNGVGR; this is encoded by the coding sequence ATGACCCCTCTCCTGACGAACGAAGAGCTGAGCGAGATCGAGCGGGAGTTCGATGCGGCCGGCGTGTCCGCCCGTCAGGTGGTGGAGCTCTTCCAGTCCCGTGGGGCGCAGCTGAGCGAGGGCACGTTTCGCAAGTACGTGCAGGCCGGGCTGCTGCCGCGGAGCCGTCGCGTCGGGCGAAAGGGAAAGAACCGGGGGAGCCGCGGCGTCTATCCCGCGTCGATTGTCCGACGCCTGAACGCGATCAAGGCCATGATGGCGGAGGGCATGACCCTCGAAGAGATCCGCGGCAGCTTCCTTTTCCTCCGCGGCGAACTGGACGTCGCCGAGGAGAGCCTCGGCGCACTCGGGCAGGAGCTGGCGCGCGCGCTCTCGGGCGCGGCCGTCTCCGAGGCCCAGCGGACGCGACTCGAACAGGAGCTGAAGGACGTGACGAAAGCCTCGACTCGCCTCACCACCCGACTCGAGCGGCTCGCGAGCCGGATCGTCACGGCGCGAAACGCAGGTCGGGAATCGAAACGAAACGGGGTGGGAAGATGA
- a CDS encoding serine/threonine-protein kinase, with product MRPDSIAVAFGASLPAAFGRYTLLERVGGGGMASVYRASLSVAGGFEKEVAVKVIRQELAEDPQFTAMFLDEARLSARLNHANIVQTFDFGQEEGTHFIAMELVRGRTLAALLKIVRAKGERLGLAPSLQVAAELGKALGYAHRLAGPDGKALGIVHRDVSPQNVLVSREGEVKLADFGIAKAAMRSHVTQPGRVRGKCAYMAPEQIRGQEVDGRADVFALGVVLWECLTCAPLFDGQSDGAVLMQVLEKEILPPSWFAPEVPSSVDELVMRLLAREPADRPDSSRAARELADLTFRLVRSQSEIDLAELQRRLASGTSVFETPAVGPRQLGLVAELAGAGAGEGEGTDIALDGLSPPAEPAEPAEAAPAPAVDSGAETVVPERRRKPSADVQTKALKARATETPPPARAEAAPERPVTRRRWPVLAAGAVTALAVAAVLGLVLRDPPPLDPAIDKESERVEGSAEEVSPEPSAPDSAKMAADGVLGTEPAPAAEAGVAHAPEPALQADAVSPPEPALVAEAVATEPSKAPAEAHAPLAANRASVHPLKSPAPPAARPKPAAPGELLLSARGLDGASASVEGRGRLELRVFAPTTVSVEPGLRTVTFARADRPGGCTVRLKIESGSRRALLFDASGVFELVGATRNPLPCVGGR from the coding sequence TTGCGACCCGACTCGATCGCCGTCGCCTTCGGGGCGTCGCTGCCTGCCGCGTTTGGACGCTACACCCTCCTCGAGAGGGTGGGCGGCGGCGGCATGGCGAGCGTGTATCGCGCGTCGCTCTCGGTCGCCGGAGGGTTCGAGAAGGAGGTCGCGGTCAAGGTGATCCGCCAGGAGCTGGCGGAGGACCCGCAGTTCACCGCGATGTTCCTCGACGAGGCGAGGCTCTCCGCCCGGCTCAACCACGCCAACATCGTCCAGACCTTTGATTTCGGCCAAGAAGAGGGGACCCACTTCATCGCCATGGAGCTGGTGAGGGGGAGGACCCTCGCGGCGCTCCTGAAGATCGTCCGGGCGAAGGGCGAGCGCCTGGGCCTGGCCCCGAGCCTCCAGGTCGCCGCGGAGCTCGGCAAGGCCCTCGGCTACGCCCATCGGCTCGCCGGCCCGGACGGCAAGGCCCTCGGCATCGTCCATCGGGACGTGTCTCCCCAGAACGTCCTCGTGTCCCGGGAGGGCGAGGTCAAGCTCGCGGACTTCGGGATTGCGAAGGCGGCGATGCGCTCCCACGTGACGCAGCCGGGGCGGGTGCGGGGGAAGTGCGCCTACATGGCGCCGGAGCAGATCCGCGGCCAGGAGGTGGACGGGCGCGCGGACGTCTTTGCCCTCGGCGTCGTCCTCTGGGAGTGCCTCACCTGCGCGCCGCTCTTCGACGGGCAGTCGGACGGCGCGGTGCTGATGCAGGTCCTCGAGAAGGAGATCCTCCCGCCTTCCTGGTTCGCGCCGGAGGTGCCCTCGAGCGTGGACGAGCTCGTGATGCGCCTCCTCGCCCGCGAGCCGGCCGACAGGCCCGACAGCAGCCGGGCGGCGCGGGAGCTTGCGGATCTCACCTTCCGCCTGGTGCGCTCGCAGTCCGAGATCGACCTCGCCGAGCTCCAGCGCCGGCTCGCCTCGGGCACCTCGGTGTTCGAGACGCCCGCCGTGGGCCCGCGGCAGCTGGGCCTCGTCGCCGAGCTCGCGGGGGCGGGGGCGGGGGAAGGGGAGGGCACGGACATCGCGCTCGACGGCCTCTCGCCGCCTGCGGAACCGGCGGAACCGGCGGAGGCCGCGCCTGCCCCTGCCGTCGACTCAGGGGCGGAGACGGTGGTTCCCGAGCGCCGCCGGAAGCCGTCCGCCGACGTGCAGACCAAGGCGCTGAAGGCCCGTGCAACGGAAACGCCGCCGCCTGCCCGCGCCGAAGCCGCGCCCGAGCGCCCGGTCACCAGGCGCCGATGGCCAGTGCTGGCGGCGGGAGCGGTGACGGCCCTTGCGGTCGCCGCGGTCCTCGGACTCGTCCTGCGCGACCCGCCTCCGCTCGATCCGGCGATCGACAAGGAGAGCGAGCGCGTCGAGGGATCCGCGGAGGAGGTTTCCCCGGAGCCGAGCGCTCCCGATTCGGCGAAAATGGCCGCGGACGGCGTTCTCGGGACCGAGCCAGCCCCTGCGGCAGAGGCGGGCGTGGCCCACGCGCCCGAGCCAGCCCTCCAGGCGGACGCTGTTTCCCCGCCCGAACCCGCCCTCGTGGCGGAGGCCGTCGCAACCGAGCCCTCCAAGGCCCCCGCGGAGGCACACGCACCCCTCGCTGCAAACCGTGCATCGGTCCACCCGTTGAAGTCGCCGGCTCCGCCTGCAGCACGTCCAAAGCCTGCCGCTCCGGGCGAGCTCCTGCTCTCGGCCCGCGGGCTCGACGGGGCCAGCGCCTCGGTCGAGGGACGAGGCCGGCTCGAGCTCCGCGTCTTCGCGCCCACGACCGTCTCGGTGGAGCCCGGCCTCCGCACCGTGACCTTCGCCCGCGCCGATCGGCCGGGAGGTTGCACGGTGCGGCTGAAGATCGAGTCGGGATCCCGCCGCGCGCTGCTCTTCGACGCCTCGGGAGTCTTCGAGCTGGTGGGCGCGACGAGGAATCCGCTCCCGTGCGTCGGCGGCCGCTAG
- the dnaK gene encoding molecular chaperone DnaK: protein MGKVIGIDLGTTNSCVAVMEGKEATVIANEEGHRVTPSVVAFGKDDEVLVGQVARRQAITNPENTLYSVKRFMGRKFDEVASEADRMPFKVARGPNGDVAIDSRGKSLTPPEVSARILQKLKRAAEQYLGETVTEAVITVPAYFNDAQRQATKDAGRIAGLDVKRIVNEPTAAALAYGLDAKKSELIAVYDFGGGTFDISVLEVGENVVEVIATNGDTHLGGDDVDDRVMAHLIAEFKKDTGIDVSKDKMVLQRLKEAAEKAKIELSSTMETEVNLPFLTADQTGPKHLSIRITRAKLEQLVEDLIARTMEPVRRALADAGKKPSDIDEVVMVGGSTRMPKVQETVKAFFGKEPNRSVNPDEVVAVGAAVQAGVLSGEVKDLLLLDVTPLSLGIETQGGVFTRLIPRNTTIPTRRSEVFSTAADSQTTVEVHVLQGEREMAGGNKTLGRFHLDGIPSAPRGVPQIEVTFDIDANGIVHVSAKDKATNKEQKITLSSSSGMSKDEVERAVADAASHEEEDKKRKEEIEVRNRADSMAYQTEKLLNESKDKLPAELSAEVGTKLAALKETLERNAPAADLEKAMSELTAIQHKLAEELYKTVGAEGPANTVAQDEPAAKGGTNDGVVDAEFEETREAR, encoded by the coding sequence ATGGGAAAGGTCATCGGCATCGATCTCGGGACGACGAACTCCTGCGTCGCCGTCATGGAGGGCAAGGAAGCCACCGTGATCGCGAACGAGGAGGGCCATCGCGTCACGCCGTCCGTGGTCGCATTCGGGAAGGACGACGAGGTTCTCGTCGGCCAGGTGGCGCGCCGCCAGGCGATCACCAACCCCGAGAACACGCTCTACTCCGTGAAGCGGTTCATGGGCCGCAAGTTCGACGAGGTCGCCTCCGAGGCCGACCGCATGCCGTTCAAGGTCGCCCGCGGCCCCAACGGTGACGTCGCGATCGACTCCCGCGGCAAGAGCCTCACCCCGCCCGAGGTCAGCGCCCGCATCCTCCAGAAGCTGAAGCGCGCCGCCGAGCAGTACCTGGGCGAGACGGTCACCGAGGCGGTGATCACCGTCCCCGCGTACTTCAACGACGCCCAGCGCCAGGCCACCAAGGACGCCGGCCGCATCGCTGGCCTCGACGTGAAGCGCATCGTCAACGAGCCCACGGCCGCCGCCCTGGCCTACGGCCTCGACGCCAAGAAGAGCGAGCTCATCGCCGTCTACGACTTCGGCGGCGGCACGTTCGACATCTCGGTCCTCGAGGTGGGCGAGAACGTGGTCGAGGTGATCGCCACCAACGGCGACACCCACCTCGGCGGCGACGACGTCGACGACCGGGTGATGGCCCACCTGATCGCCGAGTTCAAGAAGGACACCGGCATCGACGTCTCCAAGGACAAGATGGTCCTCCAGCGCCTCAAGGAGGCGGCGGAGAAGGCCAAGATCGAGCTCTCGTCCACGATGGAGACCGAGGTCAACCTCCCCTTCCTCACGGCCGACCAGACCGGCCCCAAGCACCTGAGCATCCGGATCACGCGGGCGAAGCTCGAGCAGCTCGTCGAGGACCTGATCGCGCGGACCATGGAGCCCGTGCGCCGGGCGCTCGCCGACGCGGGCAAGAAGCCCTCCGACATCGACGAGGTCGTGATGGTCGGCGGCTCCACCCGCATGCCCAAGGTGCAGGAGACGGTGAAGGCCTTCTTCGGCAAGGAGCCGAACCGCAGCGTCAACCCCGACGAGGTGGTCGCCGTCGGCGCGGCGGTCCAGGCCGGCGTGCTCTCCGGCGAGGTGAAGGACCTCCTCCTCCTCGACGTGACCCCGCTCTCCCTCGGCATCGAGACCCAGGGCGGCGTCTTCACCCGGCTGATCCCGCGCAACACCACGATCCCCACCCGGCGCAGCGAGGTCTTCTCCACCGCCGCCGACAGCCAGACCACGGTGGAGGTCCACGTGCTCCAGGGCGAGCGCGAGATGGCGGGGGGCAACAAGACCCTCGGCCGCTTCCACCTCGACGGGATCCCGTCGGCGCCCCGCGGCGTCCCGCAGATCGAGGTCACCTTCGACATCGACGCCAACGGCATCGTCCACGTCTCCGCCAAGGACAAGGCCACCAACAAGGAGCAGAAGATCACGCTCAGCTCCTCTTCGGGCATGTCCAAGGACGAAGTCGAGCGCGCCGTCGCCGACGCCGCCTCCCACGAGGAGGAGGACAAGAAGCGCAAGGAGGAGATCGAGGTCCGGAACCGCGCCGACTCGATGGCCTACCAGACCGAGAAGCTCCTGAACGAGTCCAAGGACAAGCTCCCCGCCGAGCTCTCGGCGGAGGTCGGCACCAAGCTGGCCGCGCTGAAGGAGACCCTCGAGCGCAACGCTCCCGCCGCCGACCTCGAGAAGGCGATGAGCGAGCTCACCGCGATCCAGCACAAGCTGGCCGAGGAGCTCTACAAGACGGTCGGCGCCGAAGGCCCCGCCAACACCGTGGCCCAGGACGAGCCTGCCGCGAAGGGCGGCACGAACGACGGCGTGGTCGACGCCGAGTTCGAGGAGACGCGTGAGGCGCGGTAG
- a CDS encoding DUF3108 domain-containing protein, translated as MASGGRTTSPGATAKSAPAAGSFPFVAGEQLSYDVSLLGIRTAEAKLKVDAGTDGGFRFSADGRTVGASDSLLGMRQEAMCSVDGGLAPSLCRFTSEKRGGMRRRELKFDAASGNVRERTLEEGKREEKEVHFDDGLGDVQDALSGLYLLRSKLSNEPGQTVEFRSMRKGKPITVRAVTGVPETVTTPAGTFEASPVKLDILEQQEADATVAATVWLTTDARRIPVKLSAAAPVGTLEAKLTGAVGTAKGELAAK; from the coding sequence GTGGCTTCCGGGGGGAGGACCACGTCGCCCGGCGCGACCGCGAAGTCGGCACCGGCGGCGGGGAGTTTCCCGTTCGTCGCCGGTGAGCAGCTCTCCTACGACGTGAGTCTCCTCGGGATCCGTACGGCCGAGGCGAAGCTGAAGGTGGATGCTGGAACGGATGGCGGGTTCCGGTTCTCCGCCGATGGCCGGACGGTGGGCGCCTCGGATTCGCTCCTGGGGATGCGGCAGGAGGCGATGTGCTCGGTGGATGGCGGGCTCGCCCCGTCGCTCTGCCGATTCACCTCCGAGAAGCGGGGCGGCATGCGTCGCCGCGAGCTGAAGTTCGACGCGGCGTCGGGCAACGTCCGCGAGCGCACCCTCGAGGAGGGGAAGCGCGAGGAGAAGGAAGTCCACTTCGACGACGGCCTCGGCGACGTGCAGGACGCTCTCTCGGGCCTCTACCTGCTGCGCTCGAAGCTTTCGAACGAGCCCGGCCAGACCGTCGAGTTCCGCTCCATGCGCAAGGGCAAGCCGATCACGGTGCGCGCCGTCACCGGCGTGCCCGAGACCGTGACCACGCCCGCCGGGACCTTCGAGGCCTCGCCGGTGAAGCTCGACATCCTGGAGCAGCAGGAGGCCGACGCGACCGTGGCGGCGACCGTCTGGTTGACCACGGACGCCCGCAGGATCCCGGTGAAGCTGAGCGCTGCGGCGCCGGTGGGGACCCTCGAGGCCAAGCTCACTGGAGCGGTCGGTACGGCGAAGGGCGAGCTCGCCGCGAAGTAG
- a CDS encoding myxosortase-dependent metalloprotease, MXAN_2677/MXAN_2678 family — MGDRGGGSPRSGGGGTAVRSGVWLPALIACFWLSPAHAFVRSVVPGTDLCLFWNVRDLDWSMQAEGAPSIGPERTHVALARSFATWQEVACTDVVFHDQGRIASGATGYERKGPNHNLLVFRPAACGQKVPADDPCWTTGGCAALGCWSYDSAVIAVTTTTFRDKTGEILHADIEFNAGDFDFTDVDSPICTAIQRPPCVSTDVQNTATHEIGHFIGLDHSPDPHATMYASAGRGETAKRSLSDDENEAICAIYPRGGPTSVCNSASGTRPVGAQDGCSCGGQGGASLIGLLALAAAIRLWPRRPPPRRRRGDRRPCGGLEPGAG; from the coding sequence ATGGGGGATCGGGGGGGCGGGTCTCCGCGTTCGGGGGGCGGGGGCACGGCGGTACGGAGTGGGGTCTGGCTCCCGGCGTTGATCGCGTGCTTCTGGTTGAGCCCCGCCCACGCATTCGTACGCAGCGTGGTTCCAGGGACGGATCTCTGTCTCTTCTGGAACGTCCGGGACCTCGACTGGAGCATGCAGGCAGAGGGCGCGCCCTCCATCGGGCCCGAGCGAACCCACGTGGCCCTCGCCCGGTCGTTCGCCACCTGGCAGGAGGTCGCGTGCACCGACGTCGTCTTCCATGACCAGGGCCGCATCGCGTCCGGCGCCACCGGCTACGAGCGCAAGGGGCCGAACCACAACCTCCTGGTGTTCCGGCCGGCGGCCTGTGGTCAGAAGGTCCCCGCGGACGATCCCTGCTGGACCACTGGAGGCTGCGCGGCGCTCGGCTGCTGGAGCTATGACTCGGCGGTGATCGCGGTCACGACCACGACCTTTCGGGACAAGACCGGCGAGATCCTCCACGCCGACATCGAGTTCAACGCCGGCGATTTCGACTTCACCGACGTGGACTCCCCGATCTGCACCGCGATTCAGCGGCCCCCGTGTGTGTCCACCGACGTGCAGAACACCGCCACCCACGAGATCGGCCACTTCATCGGGCTCGACCACTCCCCCGATCCGCACGCCACGATGTACGCGTCCGCGGGGCGCGGCGAGACGGCCAAGCGGAGCCTGTCGGACGACGAGAACGAGGCGATCTGCGCGATTTATCCGAGGGGTGGCCCTACCTCGGTCTGCAATTCGGCCTCCGGGACCCGGCCCGTCGGTGCGCAGGATGGCTGCTCCTGCGGAGGCCAGGGCGGGGCCTCGCTGATCGGGCTCCTTGCCCTGGCCGCTGCGATCCGCCTCTGGCCCCGGCGACCGCCGCCCCGACGGAGAAGGGGCGACCGCCGCCCCTGCGGGGGCCTGGAACCGGGGGCGGGTTGA
- a CDS encoding myxosortase-dependent metalloprotease, MXAN_2677/MXAN_2678 family encodes MTRSLLAFLVALVAGGIALPAAAWQQSTVPGYGICLSWPERRLSWAPASPLGGPLSTNESLAAFRASFRAWESQGCTDLSFSEQSSVPRSVGYSQGGSNSNTILFRDARCADVVSPGDPCLKKGSCAAQHDCWDFDDALIAVTTVTYSSCTGEIKDADVEFNAASFRFTAVDGPACKKTDERGCVSMDLQNTLVHEIGHFIGLDHSRFADASMYPSAAIGETSKRVLGKDDLDALCAIYPSGRATRTCGTHRDDAECGTGRSRSNASTVGCSSAGGATDLFGLLFAAAAIIRLARGKEARRV; translated from the coding sequence ATGACCCGATCCCTTCTCGCCTTCCTGGTGGCGCTCGTCGCGGGCGGCATCGCGCTGCCGGCTGCGGCATGGCAGCAGTCCACGGTCCCCGGCTACGGCATCTGCCTCTCCTGGCCGGAGCGCCGCCTCTCCTGGGCACCCGCCTCGCCCCTGGGTGGGCCCCTCTCCACCAATGAGAGCCTCGCGGCCTTCCGCGCGTCGTTCCGGGCGTGGGAGAGCCAGGGCTGCACGGACCTCTCGTTCTCCGAGCAGTCGTCGGTCCCGCGGTCGGTGGGCTATTCGCAGGGTGGATCGAACTCGAACACGATCCTCTTCCGCGACGCGCGCTGCGCCGACGTCGTCTCCCCGGGCGACCCTTGCCTCAAGAAGGGGAGCTGCGCGGCCCAGCACGACTGCTGGGACTTCGACGACGCGCTCATCGCCGTGACGACCGTCACCTACTCGAGCTGCACGGGCGAGATCAAAGACGCGGACGTCGAGTTCAACGCGGCCTCGTTCCGCTTCACGGCGGTCGACGGGCCGGCCTGCAAGAAGACGGACGAGCGCGGCTGCGTCTCGATGGATCTGCAGAACACGCTCGTTCACGAGATCGGCCACTTCATCGGCCTGGATCACAGCCGATTCGCCGACGCCTCCATGTATCCGAGCGCGGCCATCGGGGAGACGAGCAAGCGCGTGCTCGGCAAGGACGACCTCGACGCGCTCTGCGCCATCTATCCCTCGGGGCGGGCGACGCGCACCTGCGGCACGCACCGCGACGACGCCGAGTGCGGCACCGGCCGATCGCGCAGCAACGCGAGCACCGTCGGGTGCTCGTCGGCGGGCGGCGCGACGGATCTCTTCGGGCTCCTCTTCGCGGCGGCGGCGATCATCCGCCTCGCGCGCGGGAAGGAGGCTCGAAGGGTGTAG
- the gltX gene encoding glutamate--tRNA ligase, translated as MSDKPRVRFAPSPTGYLHIGGARTALFNWLYARHNGGTFVLRIEDTDKERSTDENTAAILEGLRWLGLDWDEGPDAGGPHTPYFQSQRGDLYRGYIQRLLDEGKAYPCYCTAEELEAKKAAAQAEKRQYRYDRTCRDRTDRPDLPHTVRLKVPLTGTTGFDDLVYGRIEVANENLQDWIIARTDGSPIYNFVVVIDDIEMGINLVMRGEDGLNNTQPQLTLYQALGVTPPRFAHLPFILGQDRSKLSKRHGPVSVTKYRDEGFLPEAMVNFLARIGWSHGDQELFTRDELIEKFSVEAVGNTAGVFPADKLVWINHERIKSMAPSDLASRVAPFVASAELPELPREKLEEVCRLQQERAKTLVELVDISRYFFVRVQPEEKAAAKFLTGPSLDYLREAREAIASAAGLDEGNLGPAFTALAEKHAVGLGKIAQPLRVALTGGTASPGIYDVIGLLGREESLARIDAVLPA; from the coding sequence ATGTCCGACAAGCCTCGCGTCCGATTCGCCCCCTCCCCCACGGGGTATCTCCACATCGGCGGCGCCCGCACCGCCCTCTTCAACTGGCTCTACGCCCGTCACAACGGAGGAACCTTCGTCCTCCGGATCGAGGACACGGACAAGGAGCGGAGCACCGACGAGAACACGGCGGCGATCCTCGAGGGTCTGCGCTGGCTCGGCCTCGACTGGGACGAGGGCCCCGACGCGGGCGGCCCCCACACGCCCTACTTCCAGTCGCAGCGCGGTGACCTCTACCGGGGCTACATCCAGCGCCTCCTCGACGAGGGCAAGGCCTACCCCTGCTACTGCACCGCCGAGGAGCTCGAGGCGAAGAAGGCGGCTGCCCAGGCGGAGAAGCGCCAGTACCGCTACGACCGCACCTGCCGCGACCGCACGGATCGGCCCGACCTGCCCCACACCGTGCGCCTCAAGGTGCCCCTCACCGGCACCACCGGCTTCGACGACCTGGTCTACGGCCGGATCGAGGTGGCGAACGAGAACCTGCAGGACTGGATCATCGCCCGGACCGACGGCTCCCCCATCTACAACTTCGTCGTGGTCATCGACGACATCGAGATGGGCATCAACCTCGTGATGCGGGGTGAGGACGGCCTCAACAACACGCAGCCGCAGCTCACCCTCTACCAGGCCCTCGGCGTCACGCCCCCCCGCTTCGCCCACCTGCCCTTCATCCTCGGTCAGGATCGCTCGAAGCTCAGCAAGCGCCACGGGCCGGTCTCGGTGACCAAGTATCGGGACGAGGGCTTCCTCCCCGAGGCGATGGTGAACTTCCTCGCCCGCATCGGCTGGAGCCACGGGGATCAGGAGCTCTTCACCCGCGACGAGCTGATCGAGAAGTTCTCCGTGGAGGCCGTCGGCAACACCGCCGGTGTGTTCCCCGCGGACAAGCTCGTGTGGATCAACCACGAGCGGATCAAGTCGATGGCGCCGTCCGACCTCGCCAGCCGCGTGGCCCCGTTCGTCGCCAGCGCAGAGCTCCCGGAGCTGCCCCGCGAGAAGCTCGAGGAGGTCTGCAGGCTCCAGCAGGAGCGCGCCAAGACCCTCGTCGAGCTCGTGGACATCTCCCGCTACTTCTTCGTCCGGGTCCAGCCCGAGGAGAAGGCGGCGGCCAAGTTCCTCACCGGCCCCTCGCTCGACTACCTGCGCGAGGCCCGCGAGGCGATCGCGTCGGCGGCGGGCCTGGACGAGGGAAACCTTGGCCCTGCCTTCACCGCCCTGGCCGAGAAGCACGCCGTGGGCCTCGGCAAGATCGCCCAGCCCCTGCGCGTCGCCCTCACCGGCGGAACGGCCTCGCCGGGGATCTACGACGTGATCGGCCTGCTGGGTCGCGAGGAATCGCTCGCCCGGATCGACGCCGTCCTTCCCGCGTAA
- a CDS encoding sensor histidine kinase — MEIQATLSGSRGRDGGSTPARAERMAWLVRLRWTALSGVLFAALLAPFLGIDRINVPVLLGAVAAGALYNAYLVLDLREHPDRTWDPFSQAVADFGALTVVLWASGGVRNPFISLYFVHVLLVSVLSGRRAALAASAVALLCAGLLVAADAVPFLRISSFTVDPNLSGLLDTSAFVVTLLAAAYVANRAASELELRRREAKVLRRAQERDAEILLAALDRLEVGVEILQPDGSPTFRNRHLLEGSALSPACPRHSQACETSGTGCPVDEARDGRSGSCRFSRIDAGGRERVIELLSFPLSDDLPAPVLRLHLDRTESVLAERKLLFAERLASLGRTVQAVAHELNTPLATIQTLAADMRAALESAPPEAAELAKDLDESALVILDEMRRCRAITQDLLAGREQLNGGAASGPANVAAAVRRASTLVFGTSASRNRLVLDPALDRISVWMGPDSLVQVFVNLLQNAADVIAARADAKVKVHGLARDGRVSIFVDDEGPGLPPGAKDRVFEAFYTTKPPGKGTGLGLYTALSLVREAGGELALGPAPGGGARATLELPTLPPRAAGIDE; from the coding sequence TTGGAAATCCAGGCAACGCTCTCCGGATCGCGGGGACGGGACGGCGGCTCCACCCCGGCCCGTGCCGAGCGGATGGCCTGGCTGGTGCGGCTGCGCTGGACCGCGCTCAGCGGCGTCCTCTTCGCCGCCCTCCTCGCCCCCTTCCTCGGGATCGACCGGATCAACGTCCCGGTCCTCTTGGGCGCCGTCGCGGCGGGGGCCCTCTACAACGCCTACCTCGTCCTCGATCTGCGGGAGCACCCGGACCGGACCTGGGACCCCTTTTCCCAGGCGGTGGCGGACTTCGGCGCCCTGACCGTCGTCCTCTGGGCCTCGGGCGGCGTCCGCAACCCCTTCATCTCGCTGTACTTCGTCCACGTGCTCCTGGTGAGCGTGCTCTCCGGCAGGAGGGCCGCCCTCGCGGCCTCCGCGGTCGCGCTCCTCTGCGCCGGGCTGCTCGTGGCGGCCGACGCCGTTCCCTTCCTCCGGATCTCCTCCTTCACGGTCGATCCGAATCTCTCCGGGCTGCTCGACACGTCGGCCTTCGTGGTCACGCTCCTCGCCGCGGCCTACGTGGCCAACCGCGCCGCGAGCGAGCTGGAGCTGCGGCGGCGGGAGGCCAAGGTCCTCCGCCGCGCCCAGGAGCGGGACGCCGAGATCCTGCTCGCCGCCCTCGACCGGCTCGAGGTGGGCGTCGAGATCCTCCAGCCGGACGGCAGCCCCACCTTCCGAAACCGCCACCTCCTCGAGGGCAGCGCCCTCTCCCCTGCTTGCCCGCGGCACTCCCAGGCGTGCGAGACGTCCGGCACCGGATGCCCAGTGGACGAGGCGCGTGACGGGCGGAGCGGCTCGTGCCGCTTCTCGAGGATCGACGCGGGCGGGCGCGAGCGCGTCATCGAGCTCCTCTCCTTCCCCCTCTCCGACGATCTGCCGGCCCCCGTGCTGCGCCTCCACCTCGACCGGACCGAGAGCGTCCTCGCCGAGCGGAAGCTCCTCTTCGCCGAGCGCCTGGCCAGCCTGGGACGGACCGTCCAGGCCGTCGCCCACGAGCTCAACACGCCCCTCGCCACCATCCAGACCCTCGCCGCCGACATGCGAGCCGCCCTGGAGAGCGCGCCTCCCGAGGCCGCGGAGCTCGCGAAGGATCTGGACGAGTCCGCCCTCGTGATCCTCGACGAGATGAGGCGCTGCCGGGCCATCACCCAGGATCTCCTCGCCGGCCGGGAGCAGCTCAACGGAGGCGCCGCCAGCGGCCCTGCCAACGTCGCCGCTGCCGTGCGCCGCGCCTCCACCCTGGTCTTCGGGACCAGCGCATCAAGGAATCGCCTCGTCCTCGATCCGGCCCTCGATCGGATCTCGGTCTGGATGGGCCCCGACTCCCTCGTGCAGGTCTTCGTGAACCTGCTCCAGAACGCCGCCGACGTCATCGCGGCGCGCGCCGACGCCAAGGTGAAGGTCCACGGCCTCGCCCGCGACGGGCGCGTCTCGATCTTCGTCGACGACGAGGGCCCCGGCCTGCCGCCGGGCGCCAAGGACCGGGTCTTCGAGGCCTTCTACACCACCAAGCCGCCGGGAAAGGGCACCGGGCTGGGCCTCTACACCGCCCTCAGCCTCGTCCGTGAAGCCGGCGGCGAGCTCGCCCTCGGGCCCGCCCCCGGAGGCGGCGCTCGCGCGACCCTCGAGCTGCCGACCCTCCCGCCGCGCGCAGCAGGTATCGACGAATGA